The following are from one region of the Syngnathus acus chromosome 19, fSynAcu1.2, whole genome shotgun sequence genome:
- the LOC119138529 gene encoding myosin-16-like isoform X5 produces the protein MAVLSAEVLRWHARIEELEEELEAERAIRVKVEKQRVDLGRELEELTDRLEEAGGVTASQLEMNKKREAELQRLRRDLEETSVQSEMLAVTLKKRHGDVIAELNEQCESLQRTRAKLEKEKQNLRMEVDDLSTSLEGLQKAKMTSDSQMKKLEEQLCEANRRGDDLQRTLTELTVSKNRLTADNTDTSRRLAEAENRSGQLSRTKSLLQSQLEEVKKQLDEEVKCKQAVGASLSSVRQEYEGLKEQLEEEQESKQELQRLVSKLNSEVTHLKTKHEADSIQYADELEETKKKLVLRLQEAEEAVEATQAKCSSLEKTKQRLQGEVEELCMDLEKASGCGQALDKKQRVLEKQLGDWKQKCEELVAEVESCQKESRQHASELFKLKTLHEESLEQLEALRRENKAHQEEIADLTDQLSDGGKSVHELQKAKKKIEMEKEELQASLEESEAALEAEETKLLRMQLELSQAKSDLERRLQEKEEEIDAARKSHQRALESLQATLDVEIKGRMEVTKLKKKLEADVTEMELQVDLLTKSNTEYSKSSKKTQQQIKELQAQLEEEVRAREEHKEEMLALERRCALLASDGEEARSTLESTERVRKALEIELRDSNEKYSDLNNQFQPVLSGRRKLEVDLQALQHDHEELQGEMRGLVDKSKKASCELARVGEELRLEQEHTLQLEKVKKGLEAQVKDLSTKLEEAEQIALKGGKKTIQKLEGKVKELELELESEQKRHAETVKTLRKNERRLKEIVFQSEEDQKNQQRMQDLVERLQNKMRAYKRQVEEAEEQANMNLAKYRKTVHELDDAEERADIAESALTKIRTKKRGSFSKGYSSGYSTPYPSLVRSASSVGSEGRSEKILNDDGESVSSLIPAYLNSLKKLMVD, from the exons GTGGAGAAGCAGAGAGTAGATTTAGGCAGGGAACTCGAAGAGCTCACGGATCGACTGGAGGAAGCAGGTGGAGTCACCGCCTcgcag CTGGAGATGAACAAGAAGCGAGAGGCGGAGCTCCAGCGTTTGAGACGAGACCTGGAAGAAACATCTGTCCAGTCAGAGATGCTGGCTGTGACCCTGAAGAAACGCCATGGCGATGTCATTGCCGAGCTAAATGAGCAGTGCGAGTCCCTGCAGAGGACTCGGGCCAAGTTGGAGAAGGAGAAGCAAAACTTGAGAATGGAAGTGGACGATCTGTCCACCTCGCTCGAAGGTCTACAAAAAGCCAAG ATGACCTCAGATAGCCAGATGAAGAAATTAGAAGAACAGCTCTGCGAGGCCAACAGGAGAGGCGATGACCTACAGAGGACACTCACTGAACTCACTGTGTCCAAGAACAGACTCACAG CCGATAATACAGACACAAGTCGACGATTGGCAGAGGCCGAGAACAGATCTGGCCAACTGAGTCGTACCAAGTCTCTTCTCCAATCTCAGCTGGAGGAAGTGAAGAAACAGCTGGATGAAGAggtcaaa TGTAAGCAGGCAGTCGGCGCAAGTCTGAGCTCGGTGCGGCAGGAGTACGAGGGGCTCAAGGAGCAGCtcgaggaggagcaggagagcAAGCAAGAGCTGCAGCGGCTCGTCTCCAAACTCAACAGTGAGGTGACACACTTGAAGACCAAACACGAGGCGGACTCCATCCAGTATGCCGACGAGCTGGAGGAAACCAA aaaaaaattggTATTGCGCTTGCAAGAGGCAGAAGAGGCGGTGGAAGCCACACAAGCTAAATGCTCTTCTCTGGAGAAAACCAAGCAGAGGCTCCAGGGAGAGGTGGAGGAGCTCTGTATGGACCTGGAGAAG GCGAGCGGATGTGGACAGGCTCTTGATAAGAAGCAGCGGGTTCTAGAGAAGCAACTGGGAGACTGGAAGCAAAAGTGTGAGGAGCTGGTAGCCGAGGTGGAGAGCTGTCAAAAGGAGAGCAGACAACATGCAAGCGAGCTCTTCAAACTCAAGACACTGCACGAAGAGTCTCTGGAGCAGCTGGAAGCGCTACGGAGGGAAAACAAGGCCCACCAAG AGGAGATAGCTGACCTCACGGACCAGCTCTCAGATGGAGGGAAGAGTGTCCATGAGCTCCaaaaagcaaagaagaagATTGAGATGGAGAAAGAAGAATTACAGGCATCACTGGAAGAATCAGAGGCAGCTTTAGAG gcTGAGGAAACCAAGTTACTGAGGATGCAGCTGGAGTTATCTCAGGCCAAGTCAGACCTGGAGCGCAGACTTCaagagaaagaggaagagaTCGATGCTGCTCG AAAAAGCCACCAGAGAGCCTTGGAATCCCTACAGGCCACTTTGGATGTGGAGATTAAAGGTCGGATGGAGGTCACAAAGCTCAAAAAGAAACTAGAGGCTGATGTCACTGAAATGGAGCTTCAAGTGGATCTTCTAACCAAGAGCAACACTGAGtacagcaagagcagcaaaaaGACACAGCAACAGATCAAG GAGCTCCAGGctcagctggaggaggaggtgagggCCCGTGAGGAGCACAAGGAGGAGATGTTGGCCTTGGAGAGACGTTGCGCTCTGCTGGCTAGTGATGGAGAGGAGGCTCGCTCCACCTTGGAGAGTACCGAGAGGGTTCGCAAAGCCTTGGAGATAGAGCTGCGAGATTCCAATGAAAAATATAGCGATCTCAATAACCAG TTCCAGCCGGTTCTGAGCGGCAGGAGGAAACTCGAGGTGGATCTCCAAGCTCTACAACACGACCACGAGGAGCTCCAAGGAGAAATGAGGGGACTCGTAGACAAGTCCAAGAAGGCCAGCTGTGAG TTGGCCCGAGTGGGGGAGGAGCTACGCCTGGAGCAGGAGCACACGCTCCAACTGGAGAAGGTGAAGAAAGGGCTGGAGGCTCAGGTGAAAGACCTGAGCACCAAGCTGGAGGAGGCAGAGCAGATAGCGCTCAAAGGTGGCAAGAAGACGATCCAAAAGTTGGAAGGAAAG GTGAAAGAGTTGGAACTGGAGCTGGAGTCCGAGCAGAAGCGACATGCCGAGACGGTGAAGACGCTGCGGAAGAATGAACGCCGGCTGAAGGAAATTGTTTTCCAGTCTGAGGAGGACCAGAAGAACCAGCAGAGAATGCAGGACTTGGTGGAAAGGCTGCAGAACAAGATGAGGGCTTACAAGAGACAAGTGGAAGAGGCT GAGGAGCAAGCCAACATGAACTTGGCCAAGTACAGAAAGACGGTCCATGAGCTGGATGATGCTGAGGAACGAGCTGACATAGCTGAGTCGGCGCTTACTAAGATAAGGACCAAGAAGAGAGGCAGCTTCAGCAAGGGATACTCCTCT GGTTACAGTACCCCGTATCCCAGTCTGGTGCGCTCGGCCAGTTCCGTGGGCTCCGAGGGTCGAAGCGAGAAGATCCTCAACGACGACGGCGAGTCGGTCAGCTCTCTAATTCCGGCTTATCTCAATTCCCTCAAGAAGCTTATGGTCGACTAG
- the gas7b gene encoding growth arrest-specific protein 7 isoform X2, producing the protein MIMVLQSLPGGWWEGEKDGTRGWFPSSYVQVLERTASLSQLPLEDLKEPLPPHWKCYMSPQGRRYYVNTMSNETTWERPSSVPGTPKSSFRHKSSLPAVNGFHSDESPWHPMELPHNNMIRKGSTEQQSPGPTSPTRRQNKETTVTINSVTFPLPASMTEQQLLKPNEWSYCDYFWTDKKDPQANSYISGFEVLLQKQLKGKQMQKEMAEFVRERIKIEEEYAKNLSKLAQIPLASQEEGTLGKAWAQLKKSLADEAEVHLKFSSKLQSEVEKPLLSFRENFKKDMKRLDHHIADLRKQLVARYASVEKARKTLADRQKELELKTQQLEIKLNTKTEEDIKKARRKSTQAGDELMRCVDLYNQSQSKWFEEMVTTSLELERLELERVEMIRQHLCQYTTLRHETDMFNQSTMEPVDKLLQCVDPAKDRELWVQENKTGDIRPVDIEI; encoded by the exons ATGATCATGGTGCTTCAGTCTCTGCCTGGAGGCTGGTGGGAAGGAGAGAAAGATGGAACCCGAGGATGGTTTCCTTCAAGTTATGTCCAGGTACTGGAG AGAACAGCATCGCTAAGTCAGCTTCCGCTGGAGGACCTGAAAGAGCCTCTGCCTCCTCACTGGAAGTGCTACATGTCTCCACAAGGGCGGCGATACTATGTCAACACCATGAGCAATG AGACAACATGGGAGAGACCCTCCAGTGTTCCAGGGACTCCCAAATCATCCTTTCGCCACAAGAGCTCCCTTCCTGCAG TGAACGGGTTTCACTCAGATGAGAGCCCCTGGCATCCCATGGAACTTCCACACAACAATATGATCCGGAAAGGCAGCACTGAGCAACAG AGCCCGGGACCAACGTCGCCCACCAGGAGACAGAACAAGGAGACCACAGTGACG ATTAATAGTGTGACTTTCCCTCTGCCTGCCTCCATGACAGAACAACAGCTGCTTAAACCAAACGAATGGAGTTACTGTGACTACTTCTGG ACTGATAAGAAAGATCCCCAGGCCAACAGCTACATCAGCGGGTTTGAAGTTTTATTGCAGAAACAACTGAAAGGGAAACAAATGCAGAAAGAGATGGCCGAATTTGTACGAGAGAG GATAAAAATAGAGGAGGAATACGCCAAGAACCTTTCCAAACTTGCCCAGATACCTCTAGCAAGCCAGGAAGAAGG GACACTCGGGAAGGCGTGGGCCCAATTGAAGAAGAGCCTGGCTGATGAAGCCGAGGTTCACCTCAAGTTCTCCTCAAAA CTGCAGAGTGAAGTGGAGAAACCTTTACTGAGCTTCAGGGAGAACTTTAAGAAGGACATGAAGAGGTTGGACCATCACATTGCAGATTTACGGAAGCAGCTCGTGGCTCGCTATGCTTCTGTGGAAAAG GCCCGTAAAACTCTGGCTGACAGACAGAAGGAGCTGGAGTTGAAAACACAGCAGCTGGAGATCAAACTCAATACCAAGACTGAGGAAGATATCAAGAAAGCCCGAAGGAAATCCACTCAAGCAG GAGACGAGCTGATGCGTTGTGTGGACCTATACAACCAGTCACAGTCCAAATGGTTTGAGGAGATGGTCACCACCAGTCTG gaattggaaCGGTTGGAGTTGGAGCGAGTGGAGATGATCCGGCAGCACTTGTGTCAGTACACCACGTTACGACACGAGACGGACATGTTCAATCAAAGT ACGATGGAGCCAGTGGACAAGCTTTTACAGTGTGTGGATCCTGCCAAAGACAGAGAGCTCTGGGTGCAGGAGAATAAGACTGGAGACATCAGGCCTGTGGACATTGAGATATAA
- the gas7b gene encoding growth arrest-specific protein 7 isoform X1 gives MSGSYCKTLYPFSGDQHQQGLSFDAGEMIMVLQSLPGGWWEGEKDGTRGWFPSSYVQVLERTASLSQLPLEDLKEPLPPHWKCYMSPQGRRYYVNTMSNETTWERPSSVPGTPKSSFRHKSSLPAVNGFHSDESPWHPMELPHNNMIRKGSTEQQSPGPTSPTRRQNKETTVTINSVTFPLPASMTEQQLLKPNEWSYCDYFWTDKKDPQANSYISGFEVLLQKQLKGKQMQKEMAEFVRERIKIEEEYAKNLSKLAQIPLASQEEGTLGKAWAQLKKSLADEAEVHLKFSSKLQSEVEKPLLSFRENFKKDMKRLDHHIADLRKQLVARYASVEKARKTLADRQKELELKTQQLEIKLNTKTEEDIKKARRKSTQAGDELMRCVDLYNQSQSKWFEEMVTTSLELERLELERVEMIRQHLCQYTTLRHETDMFNQSTMEPVDKLLQCVDPAKDRELWVQENKTGDIRPVDIEI, from the exons ATGTCTGGATCATACTGCAAAACTTTGTACCCGTTCAGTGGAGATCAGCACCAGCAGGGACTGAGCTTCGATGCCGGGGAGATGATCATGGTGCTTCAGTCTCTGCCTGGAGGCTGGTGGGAAGGAGAGAAAGATGGAACCCGAGGATGGTTTCCTTCAAGTTATGTCCAGGTACTGGAG AGAACAGCATCGCTAAGTCAGCTTCCGCTGGAGGACCTGAAAGAGCCTCTGCCTCCTCACTGGAAGTGCTACATGTCTCCACAAGGGCGGCGATACTATGTCAACACCATGAGCAATG AGACAACATGGGAGAGACCCTCCAGTGTTCCAGGGACTCCCAAATCATCCTTTCGCCACAAGAGCTCCCTTCCTGCAG TGAACGGGTTTCACTCAGATGAGAGCCCCTGGCATCCCATGGAACTTCCACACAACAATATGATCCGGAAAGGCAGCACTGAGCAACAG AGCCCGGGACCAACGTCGCCCACCAGGAGACAGAACAAGGAGACCACAGTGACG ATTAATAGTGTGACTTTCCCTCTGCCTGCCTCCATGACAGAACAACAGCTGCTTAAACCAAACGAATGGAGTTACTGTGACTACTTCTGG ACTGATAAGAAAGATCCCCAGGCCAACAGCTACATCAGCGGGTTTGAAGTTTTATTGCAGAAACAACTGAAAGGGAAACAAATGCAGAAAGAGATGGCCGAATTTGTACGAGAGAG GATAAAAATAGAGGAGGAATACGCCAAGAACCTTTCCAAACTTGCCCAGATACCTCTAGCAAGCCAGGAAGAAGG GACACTCGGGAAGGCGTGGGCCCAATTGAAGAAGAGCCTGGCTGATGAAGCCGAGGTTCACCTCAAGTTCTCCTCAAAA CTGCAGAGTGAAGTGGAGAAACCTTTACTGAGCTTCAGGGAGAACTTTAAGAAGGACATGAAGAGGTTGGACCATCACATTGCAGATTTACGGAAGCAGCTCGTGGCTCGCTATGCTTCTGTGGAAAAG GCCCGTAAAACTCTGGCTGACAGACAGAAGGAGCTGGAGTTGAAAACACAGCAGCTGGAGATCAAACTCAATACCAAGACTGAGGAAGATATCAAGAAAGCCCGAAGGAAATCCACTCAAGCAG GAGACGAGCTGATGCGTTGTGTGGACCTATACAACCAGTCACAGTCCAAATGGTTTGAGGAGATGGTCACCACCAGTCTG gaattggaaCGGTTGGAGTTGGAGCGAGTGGAGATGATCCGGCAGCACTTGTGTCAGTACACCACGTTACGACACGAGACGGACATGTTCAATCAAAGT ACGATGGAGCCAGTGGACAAGCTTTTACAGTGTGTGGATCCTGCCAAAGACAGAGAGCTCTGGGTGCAGGAGAATAAGACTGGAGACATCAGGCCTGTGGACATTGAGATATAA